The following DNA comes from Chitinophaga nivalis.
CGATAGGCGACAAGTAACTCCAACGGATGATCCCCTTTCCATCTATGACAAACAGGGCCCGCTGGCTGACGCCTCCTTCGTACACACCATAGCTACGGGCTACAGCGCCTTTCGGTTCAAAGTCGGCCAACAGGTTGAAATGCAGGTGCCGGTCTTTGGCAAATGCCTGATGACACCAGACGCCATCCACGGAAATCCCCAACAACACGGCATTGTATTGTTGAAACACAGCCAGCATTTCATTGTAGAGCGCCATCTGATCGCTGCATACCGGGCTCCAGTCTGCCGGATAAAATGCCAGGATCACATTTTTGCCACGATAATCCGAGAGCGTTACGGG
Coding sequences within:
- a CDS encoding redoxin domain-containing protein, whose product is MLQQGETAPVFTLSASPDTPVTLSDYRGKNVILAFYPADWSPVCSDQMALYNEMLAVFQQYNAVLLGISVDGVWCHQAFAKDRHLHFNLLADFEPKGAVARSYGVYEGGVSQRALFVIDGKGIIRWSYLSPIGENPGADGILEALTQIKN